The DNA window CCAATATTAATCAGTTGCCAACTTTTACAGCTTCTGCAAACAGAGCAACTACTCCGGTGAGCCCGAGAACGACTACCACACCTGTTGTGACTACACCACCTGCCGCTGAGAGAAGAGAAACAACCAATCCTGTTGCTACAACTCCTGTTGAAACGGTTGTAACTACTCCTTCAACAAATACGAATCCTATACCTGCAAGCGTTATTACTACACTTCCCGTTGTAAGCGATCAGGTGAAGTCAGCTGCTGAAGCAAGTAATGTAATGCAGATTGATTCTGGAATTGTGTTTAAAGTTCAAATTGGTGCATTTAAAGAAGAAGTGCCTTTGGAAATTGCCAACAAGTTTTTAAAGATTGCAAAAAAAGGTGTGAAGAATTATAAAGATCAGAATGGGTTAACCATCTATACGGTTGGAACCTACAAAACATACGCAGAAGCAAGTACAGTAAGAGCAGAAGTTGTTGCGGAGGCTGGAATTACAGATGCATTTATTGTGGCTTATAAAGATGGAGCGAAAATCTCTATTGATGAAGCCAGAGCTTTAATGGGAAATTAACCAGATTGAAAAAATGAAGATTAACGATTTTGATAAGCAACATGAATTTGATACTGAATCGGAGGTATTATTAGCTCCGGATGAAGTGGAAGTTGAAGGAAAACAATTGATTGTTTACAACGATGATTTTAACACCTTTGATCATGTCATAGAGTCGTTGATTAAAGTATGTAAACACGATCCCATACAAGCAGAGCAATGCACATTTTTGATTCATTATAAAGGAAAATGTTCTGTGAAAAAAGGTTCCTATGATGCTTTAGAACCGATGTGTACTGCATTGCTTGAAAGAGGAATTACTGCGGAGATTGAATAAAAAAATAGTTATGAAAAAGAAAATTGTATTAGCGGTTGGCGCATTGGCCATTGTGATTATTGCTTGTCAGAAAGTACCTATTACCGGACGAAAGCAAATGAGTTTGATATCCGAATCGGAAATGATTGGGATGAGTTTGACAAGTTATGCTGAGTTTTTATCAAAAAATCCTGCTGTAGCTGAAACCGATGCGAATGCAAAAATGGTTTCACGCATTGGTGTGAACATGCAAAAGGCAGTCGAGAAATTTATGGCAGATAAAGGTTTATCCAGCCGATTAGAAGGCTATCAATGGGAGTTTCACATGGTAAATGAAAATACAGTGAATGCTTGGTGTATGCCGGGCGGAAAGGTGGTTGTGTATTCTGGGTTACTTCCTGTAACACAAACTGAAGCCGGATTGGCTTGCGTAATGGGACACGAAATTGCACATGCAGTAGCCCGCCATGGGAACGAACGTATGAGCCAAGGTTTATTAGTACAAGCGGGTGGTGCGGCTTTGTCTGTTGCTCTTTCGCAAAAACCACAATTAACTCAAAATTTATTTTTACAATCGTATGGTGTTACTTCTCAGTTGGGAATGTTAAAATATTCCCGCACACATGAAAGTGAAGCGGATAAAATGGGCTTGGTTTTTATGGCGATTGCAGGTTATGACCCTTCGGAAGCGATTGCCTTTTGGGAGCGCATGGAACAAGCAAGCGGAGGAAATAAACCACCGGAAATTTTAAGCACTCATCCGAGTGATGCGACTCGTATAGCAGATATTAAAGCATTTTTGCCGGAGGCAATGAAGTATTATAAAAAGTAGTGGTGGAATATGAATCACATTGCTTTTAGCAGTGTGATTTCGTATTCACTATTGTTACTCTTTCTCAGTCAAAAAGCTTGTCAAGGTATCCACTAAATCATTCAATAGTACTTGTCTTTCAGAAGTAATATTTTTCTTGAAGTCTTTAACTTTTTTTATCGCAGCGTTCACATCCGTCTCTGTAAATGGCCCTTCCATATTTTCAATGGTGGTAATTGCTTCTAATGAGATAAGGTAGTTTTCATCCAATGCCAATAAAATAAAAAAGGGCAAGTATTTACTAAAATTAATTTCCGATTCCCAGCATGCTGCAACAAGGAGGTGGCGAACATCTTTGGCTTTCGGACTGGCAATTGCTAATAGCAAAGTATCACCACCTTTTTCTTTTTTTAATGTAAGCAAAGCCTCTTCTTTTATTTCTTTATTTGCAGGATCGGTCAGTAACGAGATCAGTGCAGAAATTTTATCTTCATTTGTTACAGGCATGGTGACACCATCTTGGGTGTTACCAACAATGGTAGTTGCGTATTCTTTGGAATTGAAATATTTTTTTAAGTCGTTTGTGGCGTCCATATTTATTTTTTTGATAACATAAAGTCCTTGTTATGATAACACAAATATCCGTAAATTTATTGATATGATTCATCAGAAATTTCTTTCAATTAAAGAGCCTTGTAGCCAAGTCTGGGAGACGATGCATTTTTCCGAAAAGGGTCGTTTTTGTAATTCTTGTCAAAAGCAGGTACATGATTTTTCTAATTCTTCTTTTGATCAAATTAGGCAAGCTTATTCTGAAAGTAACGGCAGCTTATGCGGAAGATTAACAGGAATGCAATTACACAAACAATATGTAGATTCACAAATTGAACGAGCTCACGTCTCTTATACTAAGCGATTCTGTCTTGCAGTAATTGTTTGTTTTGGAACAAGTTTATTTTCTATACAATCATCAAAAGCAACAGTTTTTTCTCATTTAAAAAATAATTTTTTCAAAATTGTTTCAGATACCAATATGATTGAAATTTGTGGTGTAGTTGCAGATAAGGAAACAAAGGAAGTAATGCCTTTTGTTACAGTTTCATTATTGGAGGGAGATTCATTAATTGCAATGGTTGAAACGGATAGTTTAGGTGAATACAAGTTTAATGTGGATACTAAAAAAATACGAAGCTCCGTATGGAAGTGAAATCAGTCGATTATACACTTGCTTTGAAAGAATTGATTTTAGAAAACAGCGTTTCAATTAACATTGATTTGGAAGTTATTCCTATCATGTTG is part of the Bacteroidota bacterium genome and encodes:
- a CDS encoding ATP-dependent Clp protease adaptor ClpS, producing MKINDFDKQHEFDTESEVLLAPDEVEVEGKQLIVYNDDFNTFDHVIESLIKVCKHDPIQAEQCTFLIHYKGKCSVKKGSYDALEPMCTALLERGITAEIE
- a CDS encoding M48 family metallopeptidase, giving the protein MKKKIVLAVGALAIVIIACQKVPITGRKQMSLISESEMIGMSLTSYAEFLSKNPAVAETDANAKMVSRIGVNMQKAVEKFMADKGLSSRLEGYQWEFHMVNENTVNAWCMPGGKVVVYSGLLPVTQTEAGLACVMGHEIAHAVARHGNERMSQGLLVQAGGAALSVALSQKPQLTQNLFLQSYGVTSQLGMLKYSRTHESEADKMGLVFMAIAGYDPSEAIAFWERMEQASGGNKPPEILSTHPSDATRIADIKAFLPEAMKYYKK